Below is a window of Coregonus clupeaformis isolate EN_2021a chromosome 15, ASM2061545v1, whole genome shotgun sequence DNA.
GTCAGGAATGTTCTAACTGTctcaggggagatggagggaggagatagacagagatggagaaagaggagaTCACTCACGATGGAGGGCATGTTGTTCTTGTTGCCAGGGGGCAGCAGCGTGCAGAGGTCCGGCTTGCGGTTACAACTCAGGGTCATGGAGTTAATCGGGGGCGGagttttggcctgaatgcctttGGCCATGCTTCCCGGAGACAGCAGCCCCGGGGAGTTACGGTGGTTACCATAGTTACTGTTACCTAGGAGACGGATGGACAGgagaatactgtatgtttttcttGTTTAACCTGGGAGGTCACATTGAAACTAGAATAATAATAGGCCTAATAACATTTACATGATCAATGCATCAGACATTAGAAAAGACTGCATGTACAGTAACTAGCATAGTTAACTCACCAGCGTTGGAGACAGTGTTAGACAGCTCTGAACCCATCATCCCTCCTGCGTTCCCAGCACTGGGGGgtcggtgtgtgtgttggggtccaGGCGACATGCTGTCTCTCTGCAGGCCAGGGTGTGTGTGGGAAAAGGGCAGAAGATTGTGGTTACACAAGGATCCCCCCGCCCCGGGGTGAGAGTAGAGTAGTCCACTGTTGTTTTGGCCCTGGATGGAGCCAACCATGTCGTAGTTAAGCGGGGGGAGAGCCTgctggacagagacagacaccagGGTTAGCAAGGCAAATGGAGAAGTGGAACAGGCAGGAGTGGACACACACAGGTCCAGTTAGTACTTACACAGAGTCTCTGTGTGCTGATCATGAGGTCAATGTCTTCATTGATCTTGCGGTATTTGTCCTCTGACTCGGGGCTCTGACCAGCAGAGTCGTCTGCCTCGATGTCGGGACTGTCACAACCATTAAGACCCTTCTTACGCAGagtctgagagagacagacacagagagcgagagagagaacacacaaagTTGATGATACTCTCCAAATGGCTTGAGAGTCTGTTACTGCTACTTTTACAAAAGCATAGTCAGTGAATAAAGCACAACAGTTATTCTAAAGGCCACATGTGCATGGCAGACCCCTGAAGAGTTGCAGTCTCCTTTTCTACCACCAAGAGGGGCTATTGGAGCAGAAATAGCATCCTCAAAAGACCACCTGGCAGATAGATCCTCTAATTGAACACCagtatgagaggaggagagagggagggtagacaTAGTGACAGAGAAAGAAAGTATTGTAAATAGAGGGGGTGAAAGAGAGGGGGTGGTAGACATAGATTTAGAGAGATGAGAGTAGaaaagatgggggagagagagagggagtgtagagTGGAGTGATTAGGCCTCTCTTATCACTGCTGATATTGTCCATGGAGCTGTGATGCTTtcccctagtgtgtgtgtgtgtgtgtatttgtgtgcatGCGCATCATCAGACGATGAACACTGTCCTGTCTCAGCACTTTAATGCCTAGCACCGGCCTATCACTAGACCACTAcagctatcacacacacacacacacacacacacacacacacacacacatacacacacacacaggctggctCAGCACTGCTATGCCACTCATCCCAGTTATGCCCACCTGTCACTGGACAACACAGGGATGGGGGAGTGGCAGAACCCAGGTTTAGCAGCCCTGTGTCTGAGGGATGTCCGTACAAGGCTATTTTTTGCCTCTGTGGCACCCAGAGCACCCCTCGTTTCCAgtccccacccccacccaccatctctctcacccCCACTACCCCTTCTTTTTCTCTTTCATGCCCACTCCctccccccacacctctctctctaccccataaTCACACCATCCATGTCCATGACTGACAAAAAACATATcagcaacacaacaacaaaatgaCAGTAGACATGAAAAGGAAGAACATGAAGAACTCTTACACTTTATTTCAGAATACATGACTCTCCATACCATGGCTCTACACAGAGCCCTGGCCTACACAGAcctacacagagccctggccTACATAGAcctacacagagccctggccTACACAGCcctacacagagccctggccTACACATAGccctggcctacacagagccctggccTACACAGAcctacacagagccctggccTACACATAGCCCTGGCCTACACAGCcctacacagagccctggccTACACATAGccctggcctacacagagccctggccTACACAGCcctacacagagccctggccTACACATAGccctggcctacacagagccctggccTACACAGCcctacacagagccctggccTACATAGAcctacacagagccctggccTACACAGCcctacacagagccctggccTACACATAGccctggcctacacagagccctggccTACACAGACCTACACAGCCCTATACAGAGCCCTGCCCTACACAGCCCTACACATCATGCAATGTGTAACCTTGAGagcagcatgtgtgtgtggtgagagagTTGTGTATTtgcgcgcgcatgtgtgtgtgtgtgtgtgtgtgtgtgtgtgtgtgtgtgtgtgtgtgtgtgtgtgtgtgtgtgtgtgtgtatgtgtgtgtgtgtgtgtgagaggtgaAGGTAGCAGGTGGTTGAGTGGGCAGCTGACTGAAGGTGCTCAGAGAAGAAGACAActaagagaaagagggagagagaaggagagagaaaaagagagaggaggggagtgaaggagagagaggagagggagggaaagagatagagagagagaaaaagagggagagagaaagatagagagaaggagagaaataaTTAGATAGAGACAAAGAAaggcaggagagaaagagaaagacaaaataagaacgagagagtgagagagagagagcgagagagagagcgagagagagagagagagagagagagagagagagagagagagagagagcgagagagagagagagagaactgaaccCCCATATCTCCATTCCAAGCCACCCTCAACtgtctacaatctctctctcatttttctcCTCTACTCCCTTGTTGTTCTTCCTGGGTGGTCTGGTCTCCTAGCCACTTCCATATCAATTAGAGTGTGTTGCCTTTACAAGGGCACAGAGTGCGAGGCAGCAGCTCCTCTCCGTGTGCCAAGGAACATGACGTGCACCTCTCACATCTCACCTCTCCTGCCCTAACAGGCGGACATTTCTACCACTCACACACAAAGTATGTAGTCGTGTGATCATACAATACatagccaaaagtatgtggacatcccttcaaattagtggattcagccatttcagccacaaccgttgctgacaggtgtataaaatcgagcacaccgccatgcaatctccatagacaaacattggcagtaggatgtctcgtactgaagagctcagtgactttcaacatggcaccgtcataggatgccacctttctaacaagtcagttcgtcaaatttctgccctgctagagctgccccggtcaactaaaagtgctgttattgtgaagtggaaatggcTAGGACAACaacaagtggtaggccacacaagctcacagaacgggaccgccaagtgctgaagcacgtagcgcatacaaatcgtctgtcctcggttgcaacacccattaccgagttccaaactgcctccataagcaatgtcagcacaagaactgttcgtcgggagcttcatgaaatgggtttccatggccgagcaaccgcacacaagcctaacatcaccatgcgaaatgccaagcgtcggctggagtggtgtaaagctcgccgccattggactctggagcagtggaaatgcgttctctggagtgatgaatcacgcttcaccatctggcaggccTACGgataaatctgggtttggcggatgcgaccctaagcacacagctaagacaacgcaggagtggctttgggacaaatctctgaatgtccttgagtggcccagccagagtccggacttgaaccctctctggagagacctgaaaatagctgtggaacgacgctccccatccaacctgacagagcttgagaggagctgcagagaagaatggaagaaattccccaaatacaggtgtgccaaacttgtagagtcatacccaagaagacttgaggctgtaatcgctgccaaaggtgcttcaacaaagtactgagtaaagggtctgaaaacgtatgtaaatatgaaattgtattaatttatttttttatacatttgcctacatttctaaaaacctgtttttgttttgtcattatggggtattgtgtgtagattgatgaggctgtaacgtaataacaaaatgtggaaaaagtcaagggtcttaatcctttccaaatgcactgtccATGCAAatatcttcgccacacacccctcccatTCTTCTTGTCTGAACATTTAAAactatactcaagacacattatcttcacacatgtttTAGATTAATTGCTTTTCGCTGACATCCGCATCTCAATACTCAGCTAGGCCTCTGACCATGtgcgctgcccaaattgcgggcttcccaaataggcataTAGGCCTACAcgcttgtgatttgaaacaatccacaacTTTCAAATAAGTTAATGAtgctctgtggctaagtcatgctctctggtgaagtatttagaatgattttatttatttctgtatagactgGAGTAATTAGGCTTATATAATTTTGgcacatttatttcaatttactttaGGCTGCAGTGACTACTGTTATGTCATGTCCTATGCTTAggctactcatcacattaggaatcaTATTTTATTGTTAGCCTGCAAATACGTTTATTATAATAGGGATTTTTTTTACCTCCCCCATCATTCCACTAAAACACACTCACATCCCACCGAGGCTATTCTTAGCCACAGCAGTCTATTGTTAGCCTGCTGCCATTTTCCAAGCGGTGAACAGGGAGAGATCGGTTACACAAAGAAAGCTGGAGTTACACTGGGACGGTGTGTGTGTTCTATTTGATAAGCCTTACTGAGAGCTTCAGCTGTTTTCAATCtacgacacagacacacacacaccacagaatgGAGCGAAATAGGGTTAGTAGAAGAGGGGTGAAGAATGCAGACGTTCTTAGAGTTATAAACAGCCATTATCCTGGGCCTCCTGCACCATATACAACAAACTCAAATACAGCACACTGTgctcgaacacacacacacctcgttaTGGAAAGAAAACAACCCAGACAAAGGAGTGTCTCTTCTGCTCCATTCCTGTCAGGAAGATAGTTTCACAGCTAGGTCATCTTTGACCATGTGTATCAATACAGAGACAGGGGCTGTGTGCGATGCTGAAAAAtatacaggtacagtggggagaacaagtatttgatacactgccgattttgcaagttttcctacttacaaagcatgtagaggtctgtaatttttatcataggtacacttcaactgtgagagacggaatctaaaacaaaaatccagaaaatcacattgtatgatttttaagtaattaatttgcattttattgcatgacataagtatttgatacatcagaaaagcagaacttaatatttggtacagaaacctttgtttgcaattacagagatcatacgtttcctgtaggtcttgaccaggtttgcacacactgcagcagggattttggcccactccatacagaccttctccagatccttcaggtttcggggctgttgctgggcaatacggactttcagctccctccaaagattttctattgggttcaggtctggagactggctaggccactccaggaccttgagatgcttcttacggagccactcctttgttgccctggctgtgtgtttcgggtcgttgtcatgctggaagacccagccacgacccatcttcaatgctcttactgagggaaggaggttgttggccaagatcttgcgatatatgccccatccatccttccctcaatacggtgcagtcgtcctgtcccctttgcagaaaagcatccccaaagaatgatgtttccacctccatgcttcacggttgggatggtgttcttggggttgtactcatccttcttcttcctccaaacaacagcgagtggagtttcgaacaaaaagctctatttttgtcttatcagaccacatgaccttctcccattcctcctctggatcatccagatggttattggcaaacttcagacgggcctggacatgcgctggcttgagcagggggaccttgcgtgcgctgcaggattttaatccatgacggcgtagtgtgttactaatggttttctttgagactgtggtcccagctctcttcaggtcattgaccaggtcctgccgtgtagttctgggctgatccctcaccttcctcatgatcattgatgccccacgaggtgagatcttgcatggagccccagaccgagggtgattgaccgtcatcttgaacttcttccattttctaataattgcgccaacagttgttgccttctcaccaagctgcttgcctattgtcctgtagcccatcccagccttgtgcaggtctacaattgtatccctgatgtccttacacagctctctggtcttggccattgtggagaggttggaggctgtttgattgagtgtgtggacaggtgtcttttatacaggtaacgagttcaaacaggtgcagttaatacatgtaatgagtggagaacaggagggcttcttaaagaaaaactaacaggtctgtgagagccggaattcttactggttggtaggtgatcaaatacttatgtcatgcaataaaatgaaaattaattacttaaaaatcatacaatgtgattttctggatttttgttttagattccgtctctcacagttgaagtgtacctatgataaaaaattacagacccctacatgctttgtaagtaggaaaacctgcaaaatcggcagtgtatcaaatacttgttctccccactgtatgttgttatAGAGGAGGACCAGCACTTAGAAAGTGATTACCAATTTATGAATGACAGAACACCCTCCAGAAAAATTACTGAGTTGGGATTAGTTTTGTAATTTTAGTTGAGCACTGTTTCTGTGGTGTAAACCAAGTGAATTAGGTAAACAGCACATGTGCAGGTAAAAACATTTAAAGgaaccaacaacacacacacacctcatagcCACAATAACTTTACAATCTCTGTGGTAAAGAGGTTCAGAGCTGGAGGGGAAACCAGtcagttacaatgactggtaATGTCAAGACTGAACTAAGCAAAAACAGTGGAggtaaagagatggagagatggagggatggggagagtatgtggaaaggagagggagggagagagaggtagatactTCCAAGACTAAGCACAAACAATCTGGAAGGAAATAAAtatagggagagggggaaggagatggagagagggagagatagaaaggCTTGAatgtgagaggggagagagatagagtgagagaaggaggaggagagaaggaaagggacAGAGGAGGAAAAGACCCATCATCATTTATCTGTCTTCCAGAAGATGCCTACACACTATGGGGTCACCAGGTCAGCCAggaaaagagggagggaaggaaagagaggaggagggatggggagaggagaggagaggaagtttgttgagagggatgaggaagaGCATATTGAGTTTACAGTAATGAGTGTGATGGGATTATGGTAGATTAAAGATTAACATAGATTATATGCTGCTCCTGGTGGGGCTAGCTGACTGACCATGAAGTGAGCCTTGTGGGGGACAGGTGGATAGGGAGACCTGACCCTTCATCACAACATCAGCTATCAGGCCAGAACCACCACCTTATAGACCTCTGGCATACAGTATCAACCATATGACCACCAGACTAAATGTGAAATACTGTGGAATAttttagctgtgcttgattgattTAGTTTGCCTGGtttacaatggaaccaatggaatattCCCAAAACTGGGCTGCATATCTTACTTTCCCACTACCATTCCCACACACAAACATCCCCATCCCCCTCTGCACTCTACCAAACTCAGCCCGTTTTTCCCACTACTCCCAATGGGAGGCTCATGGCCTGTGTTGGAACACACATCATTCACAGGAAGACCACAACCACTGTCCTCAAGCCGCTACAGATTCCCATCAGCGATCCAGAGACAAAATCCAACGCACCTGTTCTTTGAACTCTGatccctaacccctgacccctaacctcggTCACATTGACCATGGTCCGATGGGTGGCCCTGAAGAGGTTTGAATGGGGACGTTGGACGTGTGTGTGGGGACACCTGCCTTGTTCTCCTAACACCATTGCATAACTCCAGGCTGGCCGACTGAGACTCAGCCCTGCACACATTAGCCTCCCTGAGCTCTGAGTCCTGAGCCAAACACACACATGGACCTGAGTACTGTATGTCACAAAACACACAACAGCAGCAGCACACTATATGTATTCCACTAACTGTTCATTCAACAAACTGAAGTTTTGACCTGTGAAGCCATGTTGGTGAACTAGTCTGCAATACACTGTGTGTGGGACTCACTTCCACGATGTCAGAGTTAGTCCTGCTCTCGTGAGGGTCGTTGTACTCAGTGTATTTGAGCAGGACCTTGTCCATGTCAGTGCTGGCGTACTGGAACAGCTTGTTGGTGCTGTTGAAGATGATGAGGGCGATCTCACAGTTGCACAGCACACTCAGCTCATACGCCTTCTTCATCAGGCCAAACTTCCTCTTGGTGAATGTCacctggagagggaggggaagagagagagagagagagagagagagagagagagagagagagagagagagagagagagagagagagagagagagagagagagaaggcagtgaGATACATGAGTGAGAATACACattgtacagtatatacagtgccatcagaaagtattcacaccccttgacttattccacattttgttgtgttgcagccggaattaaaattgattaaatgtttattttttctcaccaatgtacacacaataccccataatgacaaagtgaaaacatgtttttagaaatgttagcaaattgatggaaaaaaaacaaatatctaatttacaaaagtattcacacccctgagtcaaaacatgttagtatcacctttggcagtgattacagccgtgaatctttctgggtacgtctttaagagctttgcacacctagattgaacaatatttgcccattgttcttttcaaaattcttcaagctctgtcaaattgtttgttgatcattgctagacaaccattttaaagtcttgccatatattttcaagcagatttaagtcaaaactgtaacttgcccactaaggaacattcattgtcttcttggtaagcaactccagtgtagatttggccttgtgttttaagttattgtcctgctgaaaggtgaattcatctcccagtgtctggtggaaaacagactcaaccaggttttcctctaggattttgcctgcgcttagctccattccgtttatttcttatcctgaaaaactcccgtccttaacgattacatgcatacccataacatgatgcagccaccactatgcttgaaaatatgaagagtggtactcagtaatgtgttgtattggatttgccccaaacataacactttgtattcaggacaaaaaggtaattgctttgccacattttttgcagtattactttagtgccttgtttcaaacaggatgcatgttttggaatatttgtattctgtacaggcttccttcttttcactctgtcaattaggttagtattgtggagtaactacaatgtttttttttaatccatcctcagttttctcctatcacagctattaaaaactctgtaattgttttaaagtcaccattggcctcatggtcaaATCCCTGAGCGGTGTCCATCCTCTCCGGcacctgagttaggaaggacgcctgtatctttgtagtgactgggtgtattgatacaccagccaaagtgtaattaataacttcaccatgcttaaagggatattctATCTATCAATAGGtttccttctttgcgaggcattgtaaacttccctgatctttgtggttgaatctgtgttggaaattcactgctcggctgAGTGGCCTTACCTAGTCATGTTAACATTTCGATATAATCTAATTATGGAGGCTGAAGCCCT
It encodes the following:
- the LOC121582673 gene encoding myocyte-specific enhancer factor 2C isoform X2; the protein is MGRKKIQIARIMDERNRQVTFTKRKFGLMKKAYELSVLCNCEIALIIFNSTNKLFQYASTDMDKVLLKYTEYNDPHESRTNSDIVETLRKKGLNGCDSPDIEADDSAGQSPESEDKYRKINEDIDLMISTQRLCALPPLNYDMVGSIQGQNNSGLLYSHPGAGGSLCNHNLLPFSHTHPGLQRDSMSPGPQHTHRPPSAGNAGGMMGSELSNTVSNAGNSNYGNHRNSPGLLSPGSMAKGIQAKTPPPINSMTLSCNRKPDLCTLLPPGNKNNMPSINQRINHSQSAQTFATPVVSIATSTLPGQGMGGYPSALSASYGTEYSLGDLSGFGNSSGSLHLGSVTGWQQQSLQNIQHSALGHMGNLCQNSNLNLQNVHQNLYIKSEPASPPRDRGIGFDSGGMGGVSHGYPTYQCPAEAGQSPGDSLSSCGSSYDGSEREDHRGNDNFLLCPMSNQEERHSPSLKRMRLSECWAR
- the LOC121582673 gene encoding myocyte-specific enhancer factor 2C isoform X1, producing the protein MGRKKIQIARIMDERNRQVTFTKRKFGLMKKAYELSVLCNCEIALIIFNSTNKLFQYASTDMDKVLLKYTEYNDPHESRTNSDIVETLRKKGLNGCDSPDIEADDSAGQSPESEDKYRKINEDIDLMISTQRLCQALPPLNYDMVGSIQGQNNSGLLYSHPGAGGSLCNHNLLPFSHTHPGLQRDSMSPGPQHTHRPPSAGNAGGMMGSELSNTVSNAGNSNYGNHRNSPGLLSPGSMAKGIQAKTPPPINSMTLSCNRKPDLCTLLPPGNKNNMPSINQRINHSQSAQTFATPVVSIATSTLPGQGMGGYPSALSASYGTEYSLGDLSGFGNSSGSLHLGSVTGWQQQSLQNIQHSALGHMGNLCQNSNLNLQNVHQNLYIKSEPASPPRDRGIGFDSGGMGGVSHGYPTYQCPAEAGQSPGDSLSSCGSSYDGSEREDHRGNDNFLLCPMSNQEERHSPSLKRMRLSECWAR